The nucleotide window GTGATaatctcatccatcatctatttTCTCTACCATTTTTGGCACTCGCTTGTCAACAGAAACAAGACAATCCCATTTGACTCCAGTGATCCTCTCAAGCTTGAGAGATTCCAATACAAAGAGCTCAAGAATGCAACGAGTGACTTCGATGCTGCTAACGTTATCGGGAAAGGAGGCTCCGGCACCGTCTTCAGAGGCATTCTCAAGTGTGGTAAGTTGATTGCTGTCAAGAGATTGGATGCTTTGAATCTGCAGTCCGAGAGGGAGTTTCAGAACGAGTTGCAGATTCTTGGTGGGTTGAGATCGCCATTTTTGGTGACCCTTTTGGGTTATTGTGTGGAAAAGAATAACAGGATTCTGGTTTATGAGTATATGCCCAATAGGAGTCTCCAGGAATCGCTTTTTGGAGAAGGGCTTTTGAGTTTGGGTTGGGAGAGGAGGTTCGAGATTGTTTTAGATGTTGCCAGGGCGCTTGAGTTCTTGCATTTGGGATGTGATCCTCCTGTTATTCATGGTGATATTAAGCCGAGTAACATTTTGCTTGATTTCGATTATCGGGCAAAGATTTCGGATTTTGGGTTGTCAAGGATTAAGGTGGAGGGTGAGTTTGGGGTTGATATGTTCAGCCAGGACTTGGGTAAGAGTCAGGAGCTGTGGAAGAGTCAGGATCTGTCTGGGAACTTGGCGGCGGAAACTCCAGCAATCGGTACCCCCGTGGAGAGTGCTAGCGAGGTAGATTTTGCTCTTGCTTTGCAAGCTTCTTCTTCGTcgaaaaatagtaaaaaaagtTGTAATGTTAAGGCCTTGAACTTGAATTCTGTGAATTATAATGCCAACATTGCTTGTGAGAGTGATGTTAAGAGTAAACATGCTAAGGGGAAAGAGGTTTCGAGTGTAGATTTTGGTGGGGATGATTGGAATAATAGGTTTGTGCCTTACGATGACGAGCTTAGTAGCATTGATCACAGTAAGGAGTTGAATATTATTGCCTGCAATGGTGTCGATGATGCAGAGGATACGAAACAGTGGGGGAAGGATTGGTGGTGGAAGCAGGATGGAAGTGGTGAATTGTGCAGTAAAGATTATGTTACAGAGTGGATAGGGAGTCAGATTTGCCCGTCTTCGAATCCTGACTGGGATGATGAAAAGAAGAGCATTCCCGAGAAGAGTGACGTGGATGTGTCGACTCCGGTGGATAAATCAGAAAATGCAGATGAGCCCCGTTTGCAAGAATTTATGTTCGAAAACCTCAATAAGGGGT belongs to Malus sylvestris chromosome 17, drMalSylv7.2, whole genome shotgun sequence and includes:
- the LOC126609967 gene encoding putative receptor-like protein kinase At1g80870, giving the protein MPSRHLPATTLRPPSFLTKTRILFLALTISATLVIISSIIYFLYHFWHSLVNRNKTIPFDSSDPLKLERFQYKELKNATSDFDAANVIGKGGSGTVFRGILKCGKLIAVKRLDALNLQSEREFQNELQILGGLRSPFLVTLLGYCVEKNNRILVYEYMPNRSLQESLFGEGLLSLGWERRFEIVLDVARALEFLHLGCDPPVIHGDIKPSNILLDFDYRAKISDFGLSRIKVEGEFGVDMFSQDLGKSQELWKSQDLSGNLAAETPAIGTPVESASEVDFALALQASSSSKNSKKSCNVKALNLNSVNYNANIACESDVKSKHAKGKEVSSVDFGGDDWNNRFVPYDDELSSIDHSKELNIIACNGVDDAEDTKQWGKDWWWKQDGSGELCSKDYVTEWIGSQICPSSNPDWDDEKKSIPEKSDVDVSTPVDKSENADEPRLQEFMFENLNKGFEKRESKGRKNRKRKPRKMQEWWKEEHLAEISKKGSKLKNLETKWKKGFKMPRFDLGKWLYLHRRKNFREQSQDGCDQNGEFSFRRGWKKKNAHSVGSDVHSGDIFSRELSSTTSMRGTLCYVAPEYGGCGYLMEKADIYSLGVLILVVVSGRRPLHVLASPMKLEKANLISWCRQLAQAGNILELVDERLKDEYNKDQANLCINLALSCLQKMPELRPEIGEIVKILRGDMDLPPLPFEFSPSPPSKLYSRSRRKRTASAD